ACACCGGTGATAACTTCGGGATCAACAAGGAGCGGCTGCACGAGTTTTGCCGCATTATGATCAAGAAGAAACTGAAGCTCAAGTGGAATTGCCAGATCTCAGGCTATGTGACTGAAGAAGACGCAAGGCTCATGGCTAAGGCGGGTTGCACCGCGGTCATTCTGGGTACCGAGAGCGGCAGCCAGAAGATACTTGACCTTCTGACCAAGGGCAATGTCCAGGAGTTTGAGAAGACCTTCTGGAACCTGGTCAGGCAGCGCATCATCCCGACTCTCTTCATCCAGTACGCCTTCCCCACCGAGACGGCCGAAGATTTCAAAGAGACTCTTGAGTTCATTAAACGATTGGACAATCCGCCCTATCTCTTCATGAAGTTTGTGCCTTACCCCAAGACGGTTCTTTTTGATCGTTGCGCCAAAGACAAACTCATATCAGTACCTGAGAAACTGGCAGACTGGTCCGGGTTCCAGCTGCACTATGCTACCCAGGGCAACCTCTCGGCAATACCACAGCGCTTAATGGACGATACCCTATCCAGGTTTAGGGCGACTTTTGCTTCGAGGCGCCTTTTCTTCATGCTGCGTCACAACCCAGTTTATTTCATCAATGCCGTTAGAGAACCAAAGCAATTTTTCAGTTCGCTCCTTTACCTCATAAAGAACTTCCTGAACGCTTTGTTCGATGGTTCTAACGGAAAGGAATCTTGGCTAGTTAAACTGAGAAGGATCTTAGAAATGACGCCGAGTTTGGAGCTACAAAAGAATAACGTGAACATCAATTTAAGTAATTAAGTCCGGAAGGAAAGAGTAAAAGCAATGTGCAGTTACCTGGGGACTGAGCTAATGGACAACGATAGCGCAAAATCATTTTTTCGAATAACAGGAGTTCGGAGAGCAATCAATCTAGACAGAATAATTGGGGAAGTATTGAACCTTTTCCAAAGTACTATCAAATGCTTAACAAGCTTGTTCTAATACGGCCCAGGATGTCCCGCAAACCCAGCTTTGGCTGCCCAAGCCACGTTAGCTTTTAACCAACCTTCAGGGGTTCCTGCATCGTATCGTGTGCCCTCGAATTTGCATGCATAAACCGGTTGGGTTTTTAGCAACTGCTTGATAGCATCGGTAAGCTGTATCTCGCCACCCTTGCCAGCCTTGACGACGGCTATGGTGTCGAAAATCTCCGGCATCAGAATGTATCTGCCGACGATAGCAAGGTTCGAAGGGGCATCCTCGGGACGAGGTTTTTCGACCAGATCTTTTACCCTGTAAATGCCTTCCTCAAGGCCTTCAGCATCGATAATCCCGTACCTGTTAGTGTCTCCGGGTTTACACTCCTCGACAAGGAGAATGTTGCCGGGATGCCTTTCGTAAACATCGATCATTTGCAGAAGGACGGGGATGGCCGAATCGATAATGTCGTCTGGCAATATAGCGGCGAAGGGCTGACGCCCGATGGCATCCCGGGCGGCGCCAATGGCGTGTCCCAGACCTAAGGGAGCGGACTGGAAGACGTGACTGAACTTATCGGCTCTAGGCAGAGAATGCAGGTCCCGAAGGCCGGAGCTGTCGCCTTTGCCTGCCAGAAATGTTTCGAGTTTCGGCGAGGGAAGAAAGTAATCGACGATCATTTCCTTGCCCTGCGAAATCACGAATATGATGTCGCGAACGTCCGAAGCAATAATTTCATCGACAATGTACTGGATCAGCGGTTTGGATAGCAGGGGAAGCATTTCCTTGGGGATGCTCTTGGTGATGGGCAGGAACCGGGTGCCGTACCCCGCGGCAACAATCACGGCTTTTTTCACCGGGATGTTCAAAAAATCCTCCGGAGAGGCAAAGTCCACTAATTATAATGGAGGAAGAACCCAGACGCGAAATTGGCGCAAAGATCCTCCGGCACGGAATTGAATCCGTGCCGGAGGATTCTGATTGATGAATATCGAAAGGCCTGGGCCGGTTTGCAGCTTAAGTTAGCTTCTTAGCAGCTTGGCCGACCTTCTTTTGAGCCTTGGCAACCGTTTTCTTCGCCTTGACCGCAGTTTTTGCGGCGCTTTTTTCGGCTTTAGCCATGGAACCCTGGATTTTTCCGACGGTCTCCTGGGCTTTGCCAACCACCTGTTCACCCTTGCCTTCAAATTCCAGAGGTTTGCTGCCGATAACTTTGCCGGCGGTTTCGTGGACCTTGCCCTTAGCCTGCATCATTTTTCCCTTGACTTCATTCTTTTCCATGATCAATTCCTCCATTTTTGATACGCAATTCATTTATACACCCAAATTCGGCGAGCACAAAACAAACCGAGTATTGTCTTCAGATAAAAAAACTGGTGGGCATTTGCCCACCAGTTTCAGTAGTACGTAAACGTGATTTCTATCTGGGGCTTCGTAAAATGCGGATAGCCTGAATGGCGGGGATCATGATGATGAAGACGAACATAATGATAATGAGCGCTTTATTATCGCTGACCGTGTCGATGATTCCGACTTTGATCAGGGCGGCTACTACCGCGATATAGAGAGCGACTGATGTAACCGTTTCAACTCCGATTATCCAGCGGGGAATATAGTCAAATGCCGTCGAAATAGCCACCAGAAAGCCTATTACGATGAAAATCAGCCCTGCCAGAAGGGCAAAAGCTCCATAAGTCTGATCCGAAGCAACCACCAGAGCCCCACCGACAGCAACATAAGCGATGGACTGTGTCACCCGGCTGAATATGTTCTCTCTCATAGGGCCTCCTATTTGGGGATTATAGTACCATGTGAATACATTCAAGTCTATAATTTTAATCGGAAAATTAGACAAAACGGTGTGATGACTCAAGCTCGACGCCAAGCCTCGAAAGGAAAAAATTGAAGAGTTGATCCGGGGACTGTTAGAATTATCAGGCAGTTTTAAGATCGGGGAAAGCGATTGAGCGATTCGTTTGAAAGCATGCAACAAGCCCTGACTTTATGGACCAACATTGCCCATAAACTATGGGAGGCCAAATCGACATTATTGCCTAAGAATTACGATCACAGTCACGGCGAGGACGGAGATTCACCGGTCTTTTCGAAAGAGATACTAGCTGTCTACGACGGACTTGATGCCCTCTACATGGAAGCTGAAAGAAAGAAGAGGGAAATTCTGGCCTGCATTGCTACCGTTCAATCCGGGCGATAAACCCGGCACACTTCGCCGATAACTGGGCTCTCAAGCTCTAGAAACCTCGAGTTGGGCTATCAGCCTATCAGTTCTTCAAGTAATTGGAGAGTGCGGTCAGTTGTTCCGGAGTCAGGTGTAAACCGGCCCGATGGAATGCGATCAAAGTGGAGAGTTGATCTACCGTGCTGTTAGCTATCGTGGAGTTTGCCGCGGTAATGCCTTTCCCATATACAGTCCCCGTCCTGTCATCGGCATGACATCTGGCGCAGTTGTTGGTGTAGAGTTCGAGCCCGGTCACGCCGGCTGTGTTTGCGGGGGTGTCGGTGGTTTTCGTCGCCGCTTCGCTGCCATTTCCGCAACCGGTCACAGTTGCCAATACAATAACGGTCAGCAAAGTGTATATCGCGGCACCCTTCAACAGCTTCTTCATCGTCCAGTTATTCCTTTTCATAATGATGATGTGATTTTAAGAAACGTAATGGAATTTTTATCATAAATGGAACTGGGGGTTCAACCCTGGGGTGGATAACCTGAAATTGGAGAAGACGATCGTACTGGGGGAGGTGATTACCAGAACATAAGAAAACACACGCACATTTCCAATTGGCCTAGAGAAATACACGCTTAGCAAGCGCTAAAATACGCAATACGCGTGTTTTAAGCGCTCAATTGAACATTTATATTGGTTGCAAAAATGTTGCTGCAGATTTGGAAGTGGGGTGATTGATGTCTTTGTGATAAAAAATGCTACCTCCAAATCCAGCTTCCTTTACTCTGAGAATCAAAAAATCAGGCTTAATGTGTTTCAAATGAGAATAATCAGAAAGAGTGTCGCAAACATGATGGATAAATTTGCTTGGTTGGCCGCCCTTAAACACAGAAAAAGCTATCTTATCAATCCCTGAGTGGTCAAGAGCTTCAAAAATATGCTTGTCTTGATCGCTGGCAGACCAACCATAAAACACTATGTTTCCTTTAATTTGCTTCAAATCATTGTAAACTGACCCCAAGTAATGGCTTCTTTTAATTGAACGCAGTTTATCTGTCGATGATCCTTCGCTCACAAAAACTGGTATATGATCGGATTCGACCCAGTGTCGAAGAACATTTTCTAACAGGGATACTCCGTCTCTTGAAACTTTCTGCTCATCACCAAATATGCTTCGTGAAATGGCCAAATTTCCGTGAGGATAAAATACCAGGACGACTTTTTCTTCATCTTCACCTCTTGTTTGACGAAGAAAATCATAGTCGGTTTCGAAAAGTCCGACGTCCTCACGGGAAAGAGTATGTAATGCCAGGTACATTAAGGCAGATTGGCTTGAAGGTGTTGTTTGGGATAAGGTCAAGGAAGTGTTGAGCCAGCCTGAACTATTGCTTGCTGAACTACGCAAGCAAACCGAAGTCGAAAATGAAGCCCTTACGTCTGGTGATCTGGACAAGGATATAAGA
This is a stretch of genomic DNA from Dehalogenimonas etheniformans. It encodes these proteins:
- a CDS encoding c-type cytochrome, encoding MKKLLKGAAIYTLLTVIVLATVTGCGNGSEAATKTTDTPANTAGVTGLELYTNNCARCHADDRTGTVYGKGITAANSTIANSTVDQLSTLIAFHRAGLHLTPEQLTALSNYLKN
- a CDS encoding CsbD family protein encodes the protein MEKNEVKGKMMQAKGKVHETAGKVIGSKPLEFEGKGEQVVGKAQETVGKIQGSMAKAEKSAAKTAVKAKKTVAKAQKKVGQAAKKLT
- a CDS encoding DUF4917 family protein, with translation MTLSQTTPSSQSALMYLALHTLSREDVGLFETDYDFLRQTRGEDEEKVVLVFYPHGNLAISRSIFGDEQKVSRDGVSLLENVLRHWVESDHIPVFVSEGSSTDKLRSIKRSHYLGSVYNDLKQIKGNIVFYGWSASDQDKHIFEALDHSGIDKIAFSVFKGGQPSKFIHHVCDTLSDYSHLKHIKPDFLILRVKEAGFGGSIFYHKDINHPTSKSAATFLQPI
- a CDS encoding B12-binding domain-containing radical SAM protein, producing the protein MKILLSIPLRDGMYTKFPDELLSIAAVLEKNGHHVMLHDANLGDRTAESFRDFGPDIVGFSVSTGCVADSIKKAIDFKKTFPGIKTVWGFRHPSALPEQTLAEEYVDYVIIGAGEYTLLELAEYLEKGTGSLAEIKGLAWKNGNDIVINEPRAFLNDLDELPDPAWHMVHPKKYWDVSIITSRGCPFSCTFCSDATFYKGNVSDLSAERIASQSERLRREFGINYIMYTGDNFGINKERLHEFCRIMIKKKLKLKWNCQISGYVTEEDARLMAKAGCTAVILGTESGSQKILDLLTKGNVQEFEKTFWNLVRQRIIPTLFIQYAFPTETAEDFKETLEFIKRLDNPPYLFMKFVPYPKTVLFDRCAKDKLISVPEKLADWSGFQLHYATQGNLSAIPQRLMDDTLSRFRATFASRRLFFMLRHNPVYFINAVREPKQFFSSLLYLIKNFLNALFDGSNGKESWLVKLRRILEMTPSLELQKNNVNINLSN
- a CDS encoding UTP--glucose-1-phosphate uridylyltransferase, with amino-acid sequence MNIPVKKAVIVAAGYGTRFLPITKSIPKEMLPLLSKPLIQYIVDEIIASDVRDIIFVISQGKEMIVDYFLPSPKLETFLAGKGDSSGLRDLHSLPRADKFSHVFQSAPLGLGHAIGAARDAIGRQPFAAILPDDIIDSAIPVLLQMIDVYERHPGNILLVEECKPGDTNRYGIIDAEGLEEGIYRVKDLVEKPRPEDAPSNLAIVGRYILMPEIFDTIAVVKAGKGGEIQLTDAIKQLLKTQPVYACKFEGTRYDAGTPEGWLKANVAWAAKAGFAGHPGPY